The genome window tcaactaaatttaaatgtaaaatttttgaataaatttaaatagatatgataaatatgtataaaaatgttttttttttttgaaagaaattagtttttataaaaaacaagtgggaaaggctatagtcgaaatttcgaccataggatacccgctacttatttcaatatatataaaagtactttgaaagaaattactacctaataaaaacacGGCATACTTtgaggtgattgtattgaaataataactttattaataactttggtttgctattactcccgttctactcgtccgatcttgctgcggtttaCTGATGCtaaagataatattaatagataacgttaataaccataaaaactgtattatcttaaaaactgtgggagTGGTGGTTTTACGCGATTTGCGGAAGGGTGGGGTCTATAAAGTCTCTGAGTTCTATGTGctcagacggacatggctatatcgattcgtctgttgatgctgatcatgaatatatatacttcctcctccctgttacatacatttcaacgaacacaatataccctatttcttattttttaagtaacgggtataaaaagaaattaaatattaaaaatagatgAGTCTTTTACCCAccctaaaaatgtttttttttttgttaaatgcatttgaaaaGAGACCAGTGAAGACCGGTGAATCCCTAGAGATTAATCGTTAACTTTGTTTAATTGTGAAAcgctttatttgaataaatattgaaaatagatTTGTGTAGACTGTGAATAATGTAAAACGTGTGCCGTGTGCTTCTCCCAGAATCCGTGTCGGACTTTGTCGTCACCTGGAATACGCGCGATAATACCAATGAGTCCATATGCGAGTACAGCATCGATGGCAGCCACAAACCACGCGTTGCCAGATCGCCCAAAGGACCCACCCTATTTGTGGATGGTGGCGCCAAGAAGGCCAAACAGTACATACATCGCGTAAGTTGAGATCGGCTGGTGTTTTAGATGCAACCTGCAACCAATTTGCATCCACAGGTGACACTGGCCAAGCTGCAGCCAAATACCAAATATGTTTATCACTGTGGCAGCACTTTGGGTTGGTCCGCTGTCTATGGATTCCACACGCCACACAACCACAGCGATTGGTCGCCCTCGTTGGCCATTTATGGGGACATGGGCGTGGTCAATGCCGCCTCCTTGCCGGCTCTGCAGCGGGAGACGCAGCTGGGCATGTATGATGCAATCCTCCATGTGGGCGACTTTGCCTACGACATGTGCAACGAGGATGGCGGCGTCGGGGATGAGTTTATGCGGCAGGTGGAGACCATTGCCGCCTACGTGCCCTACATGGTAGCCGTGGGCAATCACGAGGAGAAGTAGTAAGTAAAACTCACGTTCAAATGCATCGGTTTTTgcttaaacatatttttaactcCATTTTTTGGTAAAGTTCAGAGAGTTGTCCagcttccaactgtcataacttgatcaaaactgaaccgatttttaagcggaatgtcattttgatcatgatttggactctaaattcattttgcattcaaattttgtgtgcttagaaaatttaattattttcgaccaagattcgatttcgatgctaagggtcccccctttgaaatttcgtaaattcaaaattttaaatctcaagttttcacttttaatcaactccttatgtcgtaattagtataaaacaacaccttaaacttgattctgagacaatttattttcttgtaaaaaatcatgtgaaattggttaagatttttgacttgtaaagtgactaaatCCCCAGtccgaccaacttcaaactgtcataacttgatcaaaactgaaccgatttttaagcggaatgtcattttgatcatgatttgacctcttaattcattctgcattcaaatatttttcatttcgaaaatttaattattttcgaccaagattccatttcgatgctaagggtcccccctttgaaatttcgaaaattttaaattttaaatctcaagttttcatttttaatcaactccttatattgtaattagtataaaacaacaccttaaacttgattctgagacctttcatttttttgtaagaaatcatgtgaaatttaacaaaaatttggacttgtaaagtggctaaatccgcagaccgaccaacttcaaactgtcataacttggtgaaaactgaaccgatttttaagcggaatgtcattttgatcatgatttggcctctaaatacattctgcatttaaatatttttaaattcgttcaacaaatatttttgtattaccCACCCTACAAGAgatgcaatttgtttaatctatcataactttaaaacataaataattgattcaaattaaaaatttaagaaatttttaaatttctaaccaaaattaaagttaaaactgaatatttaaataaataataaattaaatatgtaaaattgaTGCTTAATTTGGATTTATACCCACCCTAAAAGTgatgcaatttgtttaatctgtcataacttcaagacataaataattgattcaaattaaaaatttaagaagattTCTTaccaaaatttaagttaaaactgaatatttaaataaataataaattagataTGTAAAATTGATGCTTAATTTGGATTTATACCCACCCTAAAAGTgatgcaatttgtttaatttgtcgCTTTTACCACACAGCAACTTTTCGCACTACATAAACCGGTTCAGCATGCCAGGAGGAACAGACAATCTGTTCTACAGCTTCAATCTGGGACCGGTGCACTTCATCAGCTTCAGCACGGAGGTCTATTACTTTACACAGTTTGGTCTGAAGCCAATTGTCATGCAGTACAATTGGCTGGAACGGGATCTGATGGAGGCCACCAAACCGGAGAATCGTGCAAAGCAACCGTGGATCATCACCTTCGGCCATCGACCGATGTACTGCAGCAATGACAATGGTGATGATTGTGCCAATCATGAGACGGTCGTACGCAAAGGACTGCCCGGTCTCAATTTCTTTGGCCTGGAGCCGCTCTTCTACAAATACGGCGTAGACGTTGAGCTGTGGGCCCATGAGCATTGCTACGAGCGGATGTGGCCGCTCTACAACTACACCGTGTACAATGGTTCGCTGGCGGAGCCGTATCTCAATCCCGGTGCTCCGGTTCACATCATTTCGGGTGCAGCGGGCAATCATGAGGGACGCGAACCGTTCTTCAAACAGATGCCTCCATGGAGCGCCTTTCATAGCCAGGACTTTGGCTATCTGCGTCTCAAGGCGCACAATGCCAGTCACTTGTACTTCGAGCAGGTGTCCGATGACAAAAAGGGCGCTGTTATCGATAAGTTCTGGGTGATTAAACACAGTCATGGACCGTACAGTGGCGTCTAAGCGTCGCCACGCCACTTTAACAAATGCAACCTCagctcacaaacacacatatgccaatatacatatttatatatacacataaacatatctatatatatttttatacttatagcATTCATATACAattaaccaaataaatattttaagcgtGTATTGCAATCTCAATAAGTGTTCTTCTTTTATAAGACGCGACTgttgtttatatatacacataaacatatctatatatatttttatacttatagcATTCCTATACAattaaccaaataaatattttaagcgtGTATTGCAATCTCAACAAGTGTTCCTCTTTTATTAGACGTGACTGTTGTTACTTATACGACATGTGGTATTTAAatctgtttaaaatttttatctgaTTGTAATTGCACTTTTGAAGGTAACCGCTAACAAAAAGGGCGCTGTTATCGATAAGTTCTGGGTGATTAAACACAGTCATGGACCGTACAGTGGCGTCTAAGCGTCGCCACGCCACTTTAACAAATGCAACCTCagctcacaaacacacatatgccaatatacatatttatatatacacataaacatatctatatatatttttatacttatagcATTCGTATACAattaaccaaataaatattttaagcgtGTATTGCAATCTCAATAAGTGTTCTTCTTTTATAAGACGCGACTgttgtttatatatacacataaacatatctatatatatttttatacttataacaTTCCTATACAattaaccaaataaatattttaagcgtGTATTGCAATCTCAACAAGTGTTCTTCTTTTATTAGACGCGACTGTTGTTACTTATACGACATGTGGTATTTAAATCtgttaaaaattgtatctaaTTGTAATTGCACTTTTGAAGGTATCCGATAACAGAAAGGGCGCTGTTATCGATAAGTTCTGGGTGATTAAACACAGTCATGGACCGTACAGTGGCGTCTAAGCGTCGCCACGCCACTTTAACAAATGCAACCTCagctcacaaacacacatatgccaatatacatatttatatatacacataaacatatctatatatatttttatacttatagcATTCGTATACAattaaccaaataaatattttaagcgtGTATTGCAATCTCAATAAGTGTTCTTCTTTTATAAGACGCGACTgttgtttatatatacacataaacatatctatatatatttttatacttatagcATTCCTATACAattaaccaaataaatattttaagcgtGTATTGCAATCTCAATAAGTGTTCTTCTTTTATTAGACGCGACTGTTGTTACTTATACGACATGTGGTATTTAAATctgttaaaaaattgtatctgATGGTAATTGCACTTTTGAAGGTAACCGATAACAAAAAGGGCGCTGTTATCGATAAGTTCTGGGTGATTAATCAGAGTCATATGCCATACAGTGGCGTCTAAGCATAGTATTCTACTCTTTGTGCTGCAATTCAGgcataagaatatatattttttttaaatttgttttttaattcaaaaaatcaacGAAAACGCATAAGTGTACAAGAAAAAGTATTACGGATGACACCATAATGATCCCATCACGGAAAACTTTGTATTTCCGACAAGGTTTTATATGGATTATATCATTGATAACGGTTATAttcaagtaattttataaaaatcaatgttaatgaatttaatttttttaatcaacataaaaatcacttttaattaatggcttttgtgtaatattttttcacattATTCTTCCAATTCCTTATAAAAGAAACTCAAAAGAATACGccaagtcaaaaaaatgaataaaaaattgcttaggcacctttagtaaaatttttcgaAGATAATGCATAGCTTTCAATAgtaatttggatttttttttaatagcatgctaaaatattgcaaatagatggaaaaatatttgattttgatcaaaaataaataaattttactaatcATTacatgtgttttttattttttgtactcaAATACAAACTCCCAATATTCATCCCTATCTATAATTTTGATGTTCCCTGATTCATGTACATATCTGTATACACACAGTTATTTTGATACATATTCCTAGACAAttatcaagaaaatatataagttgCAGTGTAGCTATTTTGTTAGACGAGAGTGTAATTACTCATACGACATGtggtcttaaaatttatttaatttcctaaTATACATTTGCAGATAGCCTGCAGGACATTGTGGTGACCTGGTCGACACGCACTTCCACAAACGGATCGATCGTCAACTTTGCCGAGGACAACAAGGAGAAACAGATGAAACCGGTAACCGGCAGTTGGCAAATCTTCGTAGACGGCGGCAAAAAGGGACGCACTCAGTACATACACAAGGTCAAGTTGCCCAATCTGAAGCCAAAGACGCGCTATGAATACAACTGTGGCAGCGAACTCGGATGGTCGGCGATATATAGCTTTACCACGCCCCCATTGGGGGATAATTGGTCGCCCTCTTTGGCCATTTATGGGGATATGGGCAATGAGAATGCGCAATCCTTGGCCCGTCTGCAAAGGGATACACAACAGGGTATGTACGATGCAGTCATCCATGTGGGTGACTTTGCCTATGACATGGACACGGATGATGCTCGTGTCGGGGATGAGTTTATGCGGCAGATCGAAACCCTGGCCGCCTATGTGCCCTATATGGTCTGTCCTGGCAATCACGAGGAGAAGTAGTAAGTACAGTTAGTTCAGTATTACTTGagacaaaataatataaaactaatacttataaaatgattaattttcaGTTACACTTTAAAGCTgaaatcatcatcattattgtgtgcaaaaaaaaaattaaacttataatttaattatgaatcatagagtttaattttttgctcaaaatttatgattatcaactcaaattgtaatattgacttttcatatatgcaaaatatatgGAAAAGTCAATATTACAAcctgacttttatttttaaagacaattaatcaattgaaaaagaagttttaataatcttttagcttaataaaataatggtTATTTTTCTAGTTGTAAGGTAAACCTCAAAATTAatcatcataataataatattcgaGCAAAtcataaaactcataaaaaaataataaattattaggtttttttttgccaaaaaaaaaagaacttcattttgatttttgtattattattattattttctattgttattgttattcttattttcTGAAATAATCATagttttatgagttttattttatttgctaaacaattataattattttgaaaactgtGAAAAAGTTCAGCCTGAAATAATAGttctagaatctagataaATGGGAAAATGTTAGATATACCTATTTGAGATGCAGTATACTGGATACATGAAaatccttttgttttttatttggattatacaaattaattttaactcttAATTTATCGATAAAAGAATCTTATGAactagttaaatttaaatatttaattaaaaatcataatccggtgtgccacagaaatcgaatccaaccgaaaatctcccaaaaatttatggaaatatgggagattttcggttggtttcgctttctgtggcaTCCCTGAATAGAACTCTTTTTTTCAAGtcaataagaaataaatacttaataataaatcaaatattggtagctatattttaattaaaaaattaaacaatttaactattataatttttattttttttttaatcaacatattttatattacttttaatcaTAAACGTGCTTTTTTCTATGATCAGTTATTATAATACCTTAAATTGTCTGCTTCTTTGCTGCAGcaacttttcaaattatcGAGCACGCTTCAATATGCCCGGAGATGGGGACAGTTTGTGGTATAGCTTCAATATGGGACCCGTGCACTTTGTCTCCTTCTCGACGGAGGTGTATTACTTCATTAACTATGGCATGAAGCTGCTTACAAAGCAATTCGAGTGGCTGGAACGTGATCTGGAGGAGGCAAATCTGCCCGAGAATCGTGCGAAGCGTCCCTGGATCATTACCTATGGACATCGTCCGATGTACTGCAGCGACGACAAGGAATACGACTGTAATGAGCAGCTGGAGACTTATATACGCCAGGGATTGCCCGGATTGAAGTGGTTCGGACTTGAGGATCTGTTCTATAAGCATGGCGTCGATGTGGAATTCTTTGCCCACGAGCATTTCTATACGCGTCTCTGGCCCATCTATGACTTTAAGGTCTACAATGGCAGCCAGGAGGCGCCCTACACCAATCCCAAGGCGCCCATACAGATTATCACCGGTTCTGCCGGCTGCAATGAGAATCGCGAGCCGTTCTCCAAGGATCTGCCCGCTTGGAATGCCTTCCACAGCAATGTAAGTGACTGCGTTGCTatcttttcaaatatatttatattggcGCACTTCAATTTATCGATAAGTCTGTGTGCAGCATTTGTTGCTAATCAACTTAACATGTTGCGAAGCTATTGCATATGTTGCCAAACGATTGAATTGTTGCCAATCAACTTAACATGTTGCGAAGCAATTGCATATGTTGCTAAGCGATTGAATTGTTGCCAATCAACTTAACATGTTGCCAGGCATGCAGATGTTGCCAAGCAGTTGCAATTATTGCCATTCAATTACAAATGTTGCTTATTAACTTATAATGTTGCCAaacagttgcaattgttgccaaTCAACTTAAAATGTTGCCAATCGATTGCGATTATTGCTCATAAACTGACAAAGTTGCCAGATGATTGTTGTTAacgtattttgtttaaatttaaattttatacatttttttcaggATTACGGATACACACGCTTGAAAGCGCACAACGGCACACATTTATACTTTGAACAGGTGTCGGACGACAAGGACGGCAAGATCGTCGACTCCTTCTGGGTGATCAAGGATAAACATGGCGCCTATGTGTGAATCCCCATTTTAGAATCCTCTTTtagtaacaacaaattgtgcgAATTTGAGCTTTGCTTCATTTTctttaaacatattaaaatattaaattagaaaaaaaatacatacatacatatattaaaatgaatgggggttgaaaaaaaaaaatatatagaatcaATTGCACTAAGCTTAAATGTGTGGAATGCTATGAGCCGTATCCTAGTAGACGGTGCCCGAGATGCCGGCTCCGTAATTGTAGCCGGAACCAATGGGCGGTACACCGCCCAACGCTCCCAGACCGCCGCCCACAACGCTGTTGCcatagttgctgttgtagtaGCTGGACGGATAGCCGCCGGCACCGAAGCGTGTGTTGTAGTACGGATAACCGGTGCTGACTCCCGCTCCACCGCCCAGACGCGAATTGTAGTAGGACAGCGCATAGGGATTCGAGTTGTAGCCGCTGCCGTAGTAGCCACCGCCCAGGGAGGAGCCATAACCTCCCAAAGAGGAGCCATAGCCGCCCAAAGAGGAGCCATAACCACCCAAGGCGGATGATCCGTAGCCACCCAGAGCGGAGCCATAGCCAGCATATCCAGCAGCGCCATCTAGCGTCGCAAAGAGcaaaccaaaattaattagagTTGTATCAAATCTTTCGGATTAACATATACATTCCTAAAGTCCCTAAATATATTCCCATTCAGTTCGAATTCCATTATATCTCAGGATCAATGAACTATATATTCATTGATTCGAatcttattataatttgttttcttatccGAATTCAAGTTTGCTAGAGTTCGATCGTTATATTTAAGAATaggattttaaaaaaatcaattgatgATTAAGGAACATACAAAACAACTTAATATATACATGAATTTCCCATACAAAGATCGAAAGGTACTACTCAGATACGAGAGTTTGATAGTTAAAATTAGTAAaccaaagtttttcatactaaacgTTAAATTGAACCCGAttattcctatggcagctatatgatatagtaacccgattttaaaaaaatttgttcaaggtgtaaaatatagtaaaacatttacaatctgtaagtttggttaagatagcACGAGAACTGGCAAAGCTTGTCATACTAATCAATTTTCTTAATGCACAAGCTTTGATCACCTTGCGATGagaatttcgcaaaacgccgtcttattgcgcgataaaattgtctcagctgtgttgtgtaaaaatttcagcgtcctaggtcttatggcttggactgtgcaatgatcagtgagcgAGTGAGGACAAAGAGCTAATTCGAATTCTTGTTTTCTGATTTAGTTATGGgttttaaatggtttttagTCGACTGCTTTTTTTGGACGTTcgaaaaattaagataaagtgttatatcgataaatatcgAATTCGAATAAAAACCTTACCTAGACCGCCATAACCGCGAGCTCCTCCATAAGGATTGTAGTAGCTATCCACACCGCTGCCATAGCCGGCACCCAGTGTGGAGCCATATCCGCCGTAGTTGCTGCCATAGTTGCCACCGTAACCAGCAGCACCGTAATTACCATAACCAGCACCGTAACCAGCAGTGCCGTAACCAGCGCCGTAACCACTGTAACCACCGTATCCACCGACATAGCGCTTCTCCTGCTTCTTCTCCTGCAGCGGAGCATAACTGCTGGCGGCGCTCACCTGATCCGCCGTCGGCGTTGCCGCCACCTGCTCCTGATCCTGCTGATCCTGCGCCGCCTGGCAGCTCACCAGCAGCATtgccgcaacaacaacgagctgCAAAAGCAAAGATGAAGACGAACATTAAGATGAAGTGAACTTTAACTGGGAGAAGTTAGtacacagataaaaaaaatcccaATATTTCGGAATAAAATGATCCTAAGCGGTATCCGAAGCACGCTAATTCCGattttttttggccaagtACAAAATACTTGAATCTAGCCCGATTTttatcgaaaaatattttggttttcggtattcaaattgattttttagttGGATCAATTGTTttgggcttttttttttaattatttttaatgttgagtCGTTGTTTTTTAAGCTGCATTCTCCTGAATATCCTGAATATATatggtaaacaaaaaaaagaagcaagtattttgattttccgttttacatattttttttttaagctagatcaaatattttagtcttttttttgactttttttaatgttgagtCTTTGTTTTTTAGCCGCATGCTCctgaatatatactttaaaaaaaaataagcaggtattttggtttttttttttggattctacaatttttttttttagttagatcaaatatttttggctattttgacttattttttatgttaagtCGTGGTTTTTAAAGCTGAATTCTCGCGAATATCCTGAATAtatagagtaaaaaaaataaaaaagcaagtattttgattttccggataatacaacttttttttttagttagatcaaatattttagtctattttgattttttttcaaagttgaGTCGTTGTTTTTTTAGCC of Drosophila innubila isolate TH190305 chromosome X, UK_Dinn_1.0, whole genome shotgun sequence contains these proteins:
- the LOC117793789 gene encoding acid phosphatase type 7 isoform X2 gives rise to the protein MVNLTLLCLVLGLVFASTAEIKPNPLDVSIVHYQPEQVHLSFGESVSDFVVTWNTRDNTNESICEYSIDGSHKPRVARSPKGPTLFVDGGAKKAKQYIHRVTLAKLQPNTKYVYHCGSTLGWSAVYGFHTPHNHSDWSPSLAIYGDMGVVNAASLPALQRETQLGMYDAILHVGDFAYDMCNEDGGVGDEFMRQVETIAAYVPYMVAVGNHEEKYNFSHYINRFSMPGGTDNLFYSFNLGPVHFISFSTEVYYFTQFGLKPIVMQYNWLERDLMEATKPENRAKQPWIITFGHRPMYCSNDNGDDCANHETVVRKGLPGLNFFGLEPLFYKYGVDVELWAHEHCYERMWPLYNYTVYNGSLAEPYLNPGAPVHIISGAAGNHEGREPFFKQMPPWSAFHSQDFGYLRLKAHNASHLYFEQVSDDKKGAVIDKFWVIKHSHGPYSGV
- the LOC117793789 gene encoding acid phosphatase type 7 isoform X3 — encoded protein: MVNLTLLCLVLGLVFASTAEIKPNPLDVSIVHYQPEQVHLSFGDSLQDIVVTWSTRTSTNGSIVNFAEDNKEKQMKPVTGSWQIFVDGGKKGRTQYIHKVKLPNLKPKTRYEYNCGSELGWSAIYSFTTPPLGDNWSPSLAIYGDMGNENAQSLARLQRDTQQGMYDAVIHVGDFAYDMDTDDARVGDEFMRQIETLAAYVPYMVCPGNHEEKYNFSNYRARFNMPGDGDSLWYSFNMGPVHFVSFSTEVYYFINYGMKLLTKQFEWLERDLEEANLPENRAKRPWIITYGHRPMYCSDDKEYDCNEQLETYIRQGLPGLKWFGLEDLFYKHGVDVEFFAHEHFYTRLWPIYDFKVYNGSQEAPYTNPKAPIQIITGSAGCNENREPFSKDLPAWNAFHSNDYGYTRLKAHNGTHLYFEQVSDDKDGKIVDSFWVIKDKHGAYV
- the LOC117793803 gene encoding keratin-associated protein 6-2; the protein is MLLVSCQAAQDQQDQEQVAATPTADQVSAASSYAPLQEKKQEKRYVGGYGGYSGYGAGYGTAGYGAGYGNYGAAGYGGNYGSNYGGYGSTLGAGYGSGVDSYYNPYGGARGYGGLDGAAGYAGYGSALGGYGSSALGGYGSSLGGYGSSLGGYGSSLGGGYYGSGYNSNPYALSYYNSRLGGGAGVSTGYPYYNTRFGAGGYPSSYYNSNYGNSVVGGGLGALGGVPPIGSGYNYGAGISGTVY